From Roseateles sp. SL47:
ACATGGACATCCTCGGCGCGCAAGCCACGATCCCGCAGGCGCGCACGCGCCTTGGGGCCAGCCAGGATCTGCAATGCCTGCATCAGCGGATCATCCTTTCTCGGTGCGCCGGCCTGATGGGATGCCGGGTCGCAGGGGGGTCAGAGCTTCATGTCCATGGACACGCCCAGCCAGGTGCGCGTGCGGCGCTCCACATAGCCGTAGTCGCTCCCCACCGCGGTGAGCGTCTGCGTGTCCAACGGGGCCAGATTATTGGCCGAGAGCCGCATCGAGGTACTGGGGGAGAAAGTCCATTGTGCGAATAGATCCAGCGACCGGGTGCGCGAGGTCTCCAGCGTTTGCCGGTTGGTCTGGCGGGTGATGTAGCCGGGCGTGAAGCTCAGATTGGCACCGGTGGTCAGCGGCAGGCCAGTGAAGCGGTAGTCGATGCCCAGGTTGCCCATCCAGGGCTGCTGCTGGTCCAGGCGGTTGTCCGGGCCGGACACTGCCTTCACACGCGACCGGTAAACGCTCAGCGAGCTGCGCAGGTTGAGCGCCGTCTTCGGGTCGAACACCCAGGGCAGCAATTCACCCGCGCGGCCCTTCAGTTCCACCTCCACGCCCGAGGTCTGCGCACGGGAGAAGTTGGTGGGTCGCAGTACGTAACGGGGCACCGGCACCAGCGCCGACGCGGGTTCCAGCGTGGTGACGTTGCGGATCAGGTTGTTGATGTTGCGATGGAAGAAGCCCAGGCTGAAGAGCCCGCCGCCGGCCAGGTAATGCTCATACGCCACATCCAGGCCGGTGGCCAGCTCCGGCTTCAGGGCCGGGTTGCCAACGCGGTCGGGTGAGAGCTCGTCGTTGGTCTCGGTCTCCAGCTGGTATTTGCTGTTGAGGGTGTAGCGGCCCATCAGCTGGGTCAGCTCCGGCGCCTTGTAGCTGCGGGTGAGGCTGCCCCGGATGATGTCTTTGCCCTTGGGGTCGATCTTGTAGTTGAGGTGCCACAGCGGGGTGAGCACGCTGCTGACATTACGCACGTCCACATCAATGCCGCGGCTGGTGCTGACAATGCGTTCCTGGCGCAGGCCGAAGTAGGTGGACCACTGCGGGTTGATTTCCCATTCGTCCTGGATATAGAAGGCCTGGCGCTGGATACGGGCGCCGAAGTCCTCGCCGTTGAGCGAAGCCAGTTGGGGCTCCCCATCCACCAGCGTGGTGCGGGTTTCCGTACGGCGGCGCCATTCCAGGTCCCAACCGACGGTCACGGTGTGATCGTCCCCCAGCAACTGGCTGTATTTGCCGGCCTGGGTGTAGCTGCGGTCCTTGTTGCCGCCCAAGGCGTCGATGGGCAGGTCCGGATCGTAGGTGTGGTTGTTGAAGCTGCTGCGCGCGTCCTGGATGCCCGCCTTCAGTTCCACCTTTTGCGTGTCGGTGAAGCGGTTGTTCCATTGCAGATTGCCGCGCAGCATCTGCCAGGTCCCGTCGTTGTCCGAATCCTGGTCGAGCTGCGGGGTGTTGTAGACCGCGTCCGGCCTGGTGCGGACATCAGTGCTCCACCAACCCTTCTGGGCAAAGCCCTGGAAGCTCAGGGTCTGGTCGTCATTGATGCGCCAGTTCACGCGCGGCGAGCTGTTGAACCCATGCCCATAGTTCAGCTGGTTGCCATGCTGCGAGGCCACCACCGGCTGGTCGTTTTCATCGGTGCCGGGCCGCGCCGCATTCAAGACGCTGCGCGCGCGCCACTGAAAACCCGACAGCGGCAGCGAGAGTGACACCGGGCCCAGCCGCTCACCCAGAGTGAAGGTGGCATTGGCCACCGGATGGTCGTTGGTGTAGACCATGCCCAGGCGCAGGTCGCGCTGGCTGGCCCGAGGCGCTTCCTTCAGGATGATGTTGATGGCCCCCGCCACCGCCTGCGCGCTCTGGTCGGCGGTGGGGCCCTTGGTGACCTCGATGCGTTCCACCTGGGCAGGGTCCAGCTGGTCCAGCTTGAAGCCGGGAGGCGCAGGGTCGCCATTGAGGAGGATCAGCGTGTAACCCGACCCCAGCCCCCGCATGCGCGGCGACCCATCGGCCACATTCACCCCGGGCAAGCGCTTGAGCACATCGGCCACGTTGGTGTCGCCGAATTTGTCCAGTTCCTCGCGGCCATAGATCTGCTTGGCCACCGGCGCGCGGCGACGGAGTTCGGTGTCACTCTGCTGGCGGCCTGTAATCTCGACCCGGTCCAGACGGCGTGACGGCGACTCCGCCCCGGGCGCACCCGTGACGTCCTGCGCCCGCGCGGGGGCTGACGACACCATCAGCAGGCCCAGCGCCGCCAGCAGCGGGACGCCACCAAGGCCGGTCGACAGGGGAGAAACAAACGAGCGGACCGGGGCCAGGCCACGGTCGAAAAGGCTGTGATTCAAGCGGAGCTCCGCAGTGTGCAGTCGATAGAGACGCATGGCCGGCCTCCTACCCACCCCTCCCCTGCGCGGCCTCTGCTCTTGGGGCAGAGGGCCACTCCTTCTGGGGGTCCGAGCTCGGACGACTGCCACGATGGGCGGATGATGGCAGGAATGTGTGACCGTGCTGAAGGTCAGTGGCATGCTTCAGACACAGCGCTTTGTCGAGTGCCGCTGCCGTGATTTTCTGGGCGGTTCGCTGGGGCCCCGGAAAGAGAAACGCCGCCCGTTGGGGCGGCGCTCAGGTCTCCCCAGCGGCGGAAGGCATCTCCGCCGGACTGGAGCCGGGTGTCAGCGCTTCAGCTTGGCGAACGCTGCGGCCATGGCATTGCCCACCGGCGCAGCTTGGCGATCCCCGCCACCCTGCCGGGCCCCGCCGCCCTGGCGTTCATTGCGGGCAGGCGGGCGGAAGCTGTTGTCCGGCTTGCTGCCGGCGCGCGGCGCCGGGGCCTCCAGCTTCATGGTCAGCGAGATGCGCTTGCGGGCCATGTCCACTTCCAGCACCTTCACCTTGACGATGTCGCCGGTCTTGACCACTTCGCGAGCGTCGTTGACGAACTTGTTGGACAGCTGGCTCACATGCACCAGGCCGTCCTGATGCACCCCCAGATCGACAAAGGCACCGAACTGAGCCACGTTGGACACCGTGCCTTCCAGCACCATGCCTTCCTTGAGGTCCTTCAGGTCTTCCACGCCGTCGTTGAAGCGCGCCACCTTGAAGTCCGGGCGCGGGTCACGACCCGGCTTTTCCAGCTCGGCGAGGATGTCCTTGACGGTGATGGCGCCAAAACGCTCGTCGGCAAAGGCTTCGGGCTTGAGCGTGCGGATGACGTCGCTCTTGCCCATCAGGTCATGGATGGGGCGCGACACCTGGGTCAGGATGCGTTGCACCACCGGATAGGTCTCGGGGTGGACGCCGCTCATGTCCAGCGGATTGTCGCCATCGCGGATGCGCAGGAAGCCGGCCGCCTGTTCAAAGGTCTTGGGGCCGAGGCCGCTCACATCCAGCAGTTGCTGACGGTTGCGGAAGGCGCCGTTGGCATCGCGCCAGCGCACGATGGCATTGGCCACGCTGCCCGACAGGCCGGACACCCGCGACAGCAACGGTGCGGACGCCGTGTTCAGGTCCACCCCCACCGAGTTCACGCAGTCTTCCACCACCGCATCCAGCGTGCGGGCGAGTTCACTCTGGTTGACATCGTGCTGATACTGCCCCACACCAATCGACTTGGGGTCGATCTTGACCAGCTCGGCCAGCGGATCCTGCAGGCGCCGGGCAATGGAAACGGCACCGCGCAACGACACGTCCAGCTCCGGCAATTCCTTGGAGGCGAACTCCGAGGCGGAATACACCGAGGCGCCGGCCTCGCTGACCACCACCTTCTGGATCTCGGCTGCGGGTGCGCCTTGCGCCTGGGACAGCATCTGCTGGATGCGCTTGATGAGGTCGGCGGCCAGCTTGTCGGTCTCGCGGGAGGCCGTGCCGTTGCCGATGGCGATCAGGTTCACCCCGTGGGTGGCGCACAGGCGACCGAGGGTGTGGATGGAACCTTCCCAATCGCGCTTGGGTTCATGCGGATAGACCGTGGCGGTGTCCAGCACACGGCCGGTGTCGCTCACCACGGCCACCTTCACGCCGGTGCGGATGCCGGGGTCCAGGCCCATCACCACGCGCTTGCCGGCCGGTGCGGCCAGCAGCAGATCGCGCAGGTTCTCGGCGAAGACCTTGGTGGCCACCTTCTCGGCCTCCTCCCGCAGGCGCGAGAACAGGTCACGCTCCAGGCTGAGGGAGAGCTTGACCTTCCAGGTCCAGGCGATGGTCTTGCGCAGGAGGTCGTCGCAGGCGCGCTTGGTGTGCGTCCAACCCAGATGGCGGGCGATGCGGCCTTCGGCCATGGTCGGCTGGCCGGGGACCACTTCCTCATCCAGCACCAGCTTGGCATCCAGGAATTCCTGCGTGCGGCCACGGAAGACAGCCAGGGCCCGATGTGAGGGCACGGTGCGGATCGGTTCGGCGTAATCGAAATAGTCGCGGAACTTGGCGATGTCCGGATTGTTTTCGTCCTTGCCGTCCATCAGCTTGGACTTGAACAGACCTTCTTCCCACAGCCATTCACGCAGCTTGCCGATCAGCGCGGCGTCTTCGGCCCAGCGTTCGGACAGGATGTCGCGAACGCCATCGAGCACCGCATAAGCGTCTGCGAATCCGGCCTCGGCGTTGAGGCATTTGGCGGCCTCCGCCATGGGGTCCAGCGTGGGGTCCGCAAACAGCTGATCCGCCAGCGGCTCCAGGCCGGCTTCGCGGGCGATCATGCCTTTGGTGCGGCGCTTGGGCTTGTAGGGCAGGTAGAGGTCTTCCAGCTCCTGCTTGGTGGGTGCAGCGGAGATGGCGGCGGCCAGTTCGGGCGTGAGTTTGCCCTGCTCTTCGATGCTTTTGAGCACTGCTTCGCGGCGCTCTTCCAGTTCACGCAGGTAGGCCAAGCGGACTTCGAGTTCACGCAGCTGGGCGTCGTCCAGGCCGTCGGTGGCTTCCTTGCGGTAACGCGCAATGAAGGGCACGGTCGCTCCTCCATCCAGCAGTTCCACAGCGGCATTGACCTGTGCCGGGCGGACGTTCAGCTCGGCGGCAATCTGAAGAAGGATTTTGTCCAAGACAACTACAGGCCCAGGGGCCAAAACAGCGAAACGGAAAGTATAGGGCCCCCGATGGACTCGCCTTGGGCGAGCCCATTCGCCCCGCTCTACCGGATCGATCTCCCGGATCGATCTGCCGGATCGATCGCCCGGATCGATCTCCGTATCGGCATGCGCCGGACCGGTCACCCAGTTTCAGGAGGGGCCGCCGCTCCCACACCGACCTCCTGCCCCCCCCCCTTGCCGACACGCAACACACGCTGCGCCCCGGCAATCGTTTCGGGCCGGTGCGCGATGACCAGCCGGGTGAGCGGGAGGCGCGCCAAAGCCGTCGTGATCTTTCGTTCCAGCTCCACGTCCAAATGGCTGGTGGCTTCGTCCATGGCCAGCAGGCGCGGCTGCTTGTAAATGGCCCTGGCGAGAAGAATTCGCTGCCGTTGCCCACCCGAGAGGCCGGCCCCAAGGTCACCCACCAGCGTCTGGTAGCCCATCGGCATGCCGACGATGTCTTCATGCACCTGCACCCAACGCGCGCTGGCTTGCACACGCTCCAAGTCCGGCTGCAAATCAAAAAATGAAATGTTCTCCGCAATGGACCCGGTCAGCAGCACATCCTCTTGCATCACCGTCCCGACCACCCTTCGATAATTCCGTGCGCCGAGATGTCCGATCCGTTGTCCACCAAAAAGAACTTCACCCTCGCTCGGCTCCAGCAATCCCAAGGCAATCTTCAGCAGCGTGGTCTTGCCGCGCACCGTTCGGCGTGCCCCATCAACTGACGCAGTGTGGCGCCCTTCAGCGACACCCCACAGAGCCGCCGCAACGCCTGCAAGTCTTGGAACCGCCCGTGTGCAGCGGAGATCATCGCCAGGCAGGCCAGCCCGCATTCCCCGGCCTCCGACTGCAGAGTGAGATGTATCACTTTGGCCGCTTGAGAAAGCCCATCCAGGTTGTACCAGCGAGATAACCAAGGGCAATCATGAAAGCTTTATAGATGGCCAAGAATAACCCGAAGCGATCGACCAAAAAACAAAGATTCACAGAGAAGATAACCAATAAAAATGTCGTTAGTCGCCACATGTTTTGACAACCGAACATCTCCGATGCGAATCGGACCATGATGTAAACAAATAAGCACGAATTAATTACGGTCTGCAGGTCTATAGACAGATTCATAATGAAAGGAGGGGCGCGCCCCTCTCGTTATAAATTTTTATTTCGTGGCTGTGGGCTTCTGAACCCAGCGGCCTCCGCCTCCAGCGAAACTGGAAAACACACCGGTTGCTACGGCGCTCCCCCACATGCCTACGCCCCCGTAGAATCCAGCTACACCGCCAAGAATGGCGCCCGCTACGATCTGTCCGGCATTACCACCCGAGTGCCATGGTCCGTAACCGCCGACTATCGCTCCCGCAATTGCTCCGGCCACCAGCAAACCGCCTGCCACCTCTTCAAGTTGGTCTTCAGCCAAAATTTCCATAGTTTCTTCCTTTCTTCTCCTCAGCCGAAAAGCGTTCGGCCCGCATCAGCTTGACGTCGCCATGGGCGCTGGAAACAAATTCGTGAATATGGACAATTGAAATTCATGCAGTGCTCTAGCTGCGGAGCCCTTCAGAAAAGGAGAAAGGCGCAATACGGGTTCAAACAGCCACTCCTATACTGCACGGCGATCCTGAATCACATCCCCCTCCAAACTCATCCCCGGGCGTAACGGCCGCATTTCGCCATACGTATTGACGAATTGCTTTTCCAATTCCACGGTGATCCGGTAGAGCGGCTCATTGCTTTGTGCCGACGTCAGCAGAGCCTGCGTCTGCCCGGGAGGGAGGTCCGGCGGTGCAAGCGGGGTTTGACTGATCGAAATGACCGTGCCGCGTGACATGCCAAACTTTTGGTAGGGATACGCGGCGTAGCGCAGCCACACCGTCTGCCCCGGCTGCACGAACCCAGCCGTTCGGCTCGGTGCATAAAGCTGGGCCTCCAGAAGACCACGGCCCGTTGCGCTGCGGGTGGCCGACGCCGTTGGATGGCCGGGGGGTTGATCTGGCGTCCCGTTGGCAATGAGGCTCATGAACGTCTGACCTGGCTGCACCGATTCACCCGCGTGCAACACAATCCCGCTGACAACGCCGTCCTGCGGCGCAGTGATCACCACGCCGCCTCTCGCTTCGTTCTCATGGGCCTCCTGCGCCAAAGTGGCCAAAAGACTGTTCAACTGAGCATGCCGGGTGGCAGCAGTACTCTTGCCAGTACGCGCCTCCGATTGCAGGTTGCGGATGTCACGTCGCAGTGACTCGATGCTTCGCTCCGCGCTGCGTTCACGCAGTTGAAGGTCCAGTAGCTCTTGGAGCTTCTCCTGACTCTGGGCCAGTGAAGCAAATCCATCACGCGCCAGTTCTTCAAAACGAGCGTGGTTTTTGAGCGCCAGTTGTGTGCGTCTGCGAAGCGTCGATACATCGGCCTCCAGATGGGCCACTTCTTCGCGCATGCTCTGAAGCCGCTCCCCTAGCGCGTCTTCACGCTCCCGCGATTGCTGCTCAAGCAGTGTGCGTTCCATCGTGACCGCTTCCCGTCGCTGCGTGATGGACTGCGCCACCAATGCCGTGGCGTCACCGTGCTCCAGCTGTCTGGGGTTGTTCAGCCTCAAAAGGGCCTGGCCGGATTGGACGTGCTGCCCCTCGCTGACCCACAGTGCCGCCACCGTCCCGGCGTGCGGCGCGTTCACACGAACCAGCCCCTCGCTCGGGAGAAGCAATCCGCTCAGACGTGCCTTCCGAGTGACCTGCCCGGTGAATGCAAACACGATCAGCGCAATGACCAGCAGCAGGGCCGCACCTGCCACCCATTCAAATCTCGGAAGTCGGGCCAAAGAGGCGCGCCCCAGCCAAGGGTTGGCTCGGGCTTCCAATACTTCCGAACGAAACAACTGACGGTTGATCACCAGCCCTCTCCCTACACCGGTTGTGCCGTCACAGCTCGACGTCGTGTACGACACGTCCCTATGTGGCTTCACCTGCGCAACTGTTCGCGAGGAAGAGAAAAAATCAGCTCATTGCAGTGGGTGAAGACCCAAGAATTTGCATTTGCAAAACAGCCGTTCGCCGGCAATACCCGACGGAATCAAGGGGCACGATCTCATGAGCAGCAAGCAAAAAAAGGGCGACCTCGGGTCGCCCTCTTATCGCGCGCCTCTTGCACGCCTCTTGCACGCCTCTTGCACGCCTCTCGCACGCCTCTTGCTGAGCTCTTGCCCGGCTTTCCAGCCGCGCTCCCTAGGCACTCAAGCAGCCGCCGCGACCAGGGCCTGTGAACACTACACCTTCGGTGCCTCCCGACACCACGCCGCCGCCCCCTCGCCCGCCACCACACCACTGGCCATGGCCGCCGTCAGCAGGTAGCCACCGGTCGGCGCTTCCCAATCCAGCATTTCGCCGGCCGAAAAAACACCGGGACGGCGCTTCAGCATCAGACGCTCATCCAGCGACTCCAGGCACACACCGCCCGCCGTGCTGATGGCCTCGGCCACCGGCCGTGGCGCGGTCAGACGCAATGGCAACGCCTTGATGGTACGGGCCAGGGTGGCGGCATCTGCATGCTGCGCCTTGTCCAGCACCTCATGCAGCAGCGCGGCCTTCAGCCCGTCCAGGTTGAGCCGGCTCTTGAGGTGGGACGACATGGAGCGCGACCCCCGCGGATAGGCCACCTGCTCCAGCACCCAGTTCGCCTCACGGCCCGGCAACAGGTCCAGGTGGATCAGCGCCTCGCCCTGCGTCTCGATGACATCGCGGATCAGCGCCGAAGCGGCATACACCAGCGACCCTTCGATGCCGGTGGCCGTCACCACAAACTCCCCCTGACGCGCGAATTGCCGTCCGTCCGGCGATGACACGCTCAGGGCCACAGGCTTGATCGGCTGGCCGGCAAACTTGTCGACAAAGAACGGCGTCCACCCCGGCGCGTTCTCGCCAAGCCGGCGCACGCCCAGATCAAATCCGCAATTCGCCGCTCGCAATTCCCGCACCTGCGCACCGGTGCCGCTCACCAGTGGCACCCAGCGGCCGTCCGACCCCAGTTGAGGCCAGGAGGCCCCACCCAGCGCCAGCACCACCGCATCCCCCTGCCACACGGACTCGCCCTCCGGCCCCTGGAAGCGGCAGCGTCCGTCGTCCGTCCAGCCCAGCCAGCGGTGGCGCATGTGCAGCCGCACGCCCTGCCCACGCAGGCGGTGCAGCCATGCGCGCAACAGCGGCGCCGCCTTGAGGTCTTTGGGGAACACACGGCCGGACGTACCCACAAAGGTTTCCACGCCCAGTTCGGCCGCCCAGGCCCGCAAGGCCTCGCCATCGAATCGGTCGAGCCAATGCCCCACCGCCGACTGGCGTTCGAAATAGCGTTCGTCAAAACGCGGGCGCGTCTCCGAATGCGTCAGGTTGAGACCGCCCTTGCCAGCCAGCAGGAACTTGCGACCGACCGACGCCATGGCATCAAAGAGATCAACCGACACACCGGCCATGGCCAGGCGCTCGGCAGCCATCAGCCCGGCGGGGCCGCCGCCGATGACCAGCACACGGCCTGAAGCGCTGCCAGTCGCAGCGTCAGGCACGGAAGAAGAGGAAGAGAGGGAGGTAGCGTTGTGATCGGGCATGTTGAGACCCGGCGCAAAACTCCATCAACTTCTGGGCGCCGGGCTGGCAGTGTGCCAGACCCCGGCGCCCACCGGGGCGCCTCAGGCCTCGCGCAGCGCCTTGCGCAGGCTGGCACCAATCTCCGGGCGATCCTTGAACGGATCCGTCGGGTTGCGCCCCTGCATCACATCCTCCAGCCGTGTCTGCACGCCCTGCAGAGCCTGCGGGTGGCTGAAGATGTAGAAGCGGTCTTCATCCATCGCGTCAAATACCAGACGCGCCACATCGGCTGCGCTGAGCTTGCCGGAGGACACGGCCTTGTCCGTCTGCGCCTGGGAGATCAGCTGGCTGCGGGTGGGCTTATCGGCACTCAGGGTCTGTGGACGATTGCGGTGGCTTTGTGTGATGCCGGTCGGCACGAAGAACGGGCACAGCACCGAGCACCGCACCTGCTCAGTGACCAGTGACAGGTCCTGATAGAGCGTTTCGCTGAGCGACACCACCGCGTGCTTGGAGACGTTGTAGACGCCCATGTTGGGCGGATTCAGCATGCCCGCCATCGACGACGTGTTGACGATGTGTCCCTGCCAGGTCGGGTCCTTCTGCGCCGCCTCCAGCATCATGGGCGTGAACAGGCGCACGCCATGCACCACACCCATCAGGTTGACGCCCAGCACCCATTCCCAGTCGTTGAGCGTGTTCTCCCAGATCAGCCCGCCGGCGCCCACACCGGCATTGTTGAAGACGAAGTTCGGCGCACCAAAGCGCTCCTGCACCGCTGCCGCCAGCGCCTGCATCTCGTCGGCCTTGGCGACATCCACACGGCGCGCCAGCACGGAATGGGCCGAGAACTCCTGCGCGGCACGATCCAGCGCATCCTGCTGCACATCACACAGCACCAGGTTCATGCCGCGGCTGGCCGCGATGCGAGCCACCTCCAGGCCAAAGCCGGAGCCGGCGCCGGTGATGACGGCCGTCTTTCCCTGATAGTCCTTCATGCGCGTGTCTCCTCTTTCTTGAGCATGTAGCCGATGCGCGGAAAGTGCACCTGCACCCGCCCGGCCCGCTCGTCCTCGCGGGCCAGGGTCACACTGTGCGTGTCCAGGCCCACCAGGGTGCCAGTGACGGCATCACGGGCATAGTCAGCGGGCGTGACGCTGATCCGCTCACCCGCCTCGAAACCCAGACCCTGCTGCACCTGCAGGGTCTGCGGCGTGCTGGACCGCGCCAGGGCAATGGCCGCCTCGCCATCCAGCTTGCCGGCACGTTCGCCGTGACCCACGGCGGCCACCCGCGACATCCAGGTTTTCAGCAGCTCATGGGGTGCCAGGATGTCGGCCAGAGCGCCCGCCCGGGAGACAAACCACAGCGGGTGATAGACGCTCAGATCCGCCACGCTCGGCTCCGTCCCCAGCAACCAGGGGCGTCCATCACGCAGCATGTCGGACACCCAGTCCAGATAGCGATGCAGCGCCGCGCCTGCATCCGGGCCACTGACGCGCGGTGTGCCTTCCGACATGGCGCGCCGGTCCGCGACAAAGGCTTTAAAGGCCTCGGGCGGCACGCCTTCAAACAGCGCGGCCAGGCCGGGCGGCTGCATGGCGTAGGGCAAAACCGTCCAGAACAGATCCGTGTCCGCCCATTGCGCCAGCACACGCGCCTGGCCCGCCACTGCCGCAGGGAAGAGGCTGGGTGTGGGGGACAAGCGCTCCAGCACCTCGGCCATCAGGGCGGTGTCGCAGTAGATGTCCGCGCCGATCTGAAGAAAGGGGGTGCGCCGGTAGCCACCGGTCAGCGCCACCACATCAGGCTTGGGCAGCACCATCGGCACCGTGACCGATCGCCAGGCCAGGCCCTTGAGGCCCATCATCAGACGGGCCTTTTCGGCAAAGGGCGAGGCCCCGTAGTGATGCAGGATCAAGTCGCTCATCCATGTCTCCTTGATGGGGCCGCGCCGATCTGATGCCGGCTGCGGCGGGGTGTGAGCTGCGGTGTCGCTCAGCCAGCCGCTTCGCGACGCATATCGATGTGGGGAATGCCGTCTTCGTCGTAGACGTCCGAGATCGCGACGAAACCGAAGCTGCCGTAGAAGTCGCGCAGATGCGCCTGGGCGCCGAGTTCGATGGTGGACGCGGGCCAGAGCCGGGCGCAGGCGGCCAGCGCCTCCTGCATCAGCGGACGTCCCAGGCCGGTCCCGCGGGCGGCTGGCGCGGTCAGGACCCGGCCGATGCGGGCCGCACCGCTGTCATCCACAGCGCCAGGGGCCAGCAGCCGTGCATACGCCAGCAGTTGGCTCCCCTCGCCCAGGGCCTGCAGATGCCAGGCGTCTTCGTCCAGGCCGTCCGGGTCGAGATAGATGCATTGCTGCTCCACCACAAACACTTCCGAACGCAGCTTCATCATGCGGTAGAGCGCGCGAGGTGTCATGGCCTCCATCAGCTCGCAGCGCCAGAGCGGGGACGTCATCAGATCAGTTTCACCAGTTGCTTGCCGAAGTTCTTGCCCTTGAGCAGGCCCAGGAAGGCCTCGGGGGCACTGTCCAGGCCCTGCGCCACGGTCTCGCGGTACTTGAGCTTGCCGGTGGCCACCAAAGTGCCCAGTTCCTTGAGCGCTTCCGGCCACACGTCCATGTGCTCAGAGACAATGAAACCTTCTACCTTCATGCGGTTGACCAGAATCAGCTGCGGCGCCGACATCGGAATCGGGTCTCCGTTGTAGCCGGCGATCATGCCGCACATGGCCACACGGCTGAAGGCATTCGCGCGCACCATCACCGCATCGAGAATCATGCCGCCGACGTTCTCGAAGTAGCCATCGATGCCATTCGGGCATGCGGCCTTCAGCGCTGCTGCCAGGGACTTCACGTCCTTGTGCTGCTTGTAGTCGATGCAGGCATCAAAGCCCAGTTCTTCCACCACATAGCGGCACTTCTCGGCGCCTCCGGCCAGGCCCACCGCGCGGGCCCCCCGCACCTTGGCCAATTGCCCCACCGCGCCACCCACCGCCCCACTGGCCGCGCTCACCACGACGGTTTCGCCAGCCTTGGGGTTGATGATCTTCACCAGGCCATACCAGCCGGTCACCCCTGGCATGCCAACGGCCCCCAGATAGGCCGACAACGGCACATGCGTGGTGTCCACCTTCTGCAGCACGCCGCGCTGCTGGCCGTCCACCACCTGGTATTCCTGCCAGCCGCCCATGCCCACCACCTTGTCGCCCAC
This genomic window contains:
- a CDS encoding Tex family protein, yielding MDKILLQIAAELNVRPAQVNAAVELLDGGATVPFIARYRKEATDGLDDAQLRELEVRLAYLRELEERREAVLKSIEEQGKLTPELAAAISAAPTKQELEDLYLPYKPKRRTKGMIAREAGLEPLADQLFADPTLDPMAEAAKCLNAEAGFADAYAVLDGVRDILSERWAEDAALIGKLREWLWEEGLFKSKLMDGKDENNPDIAKFRDYFDYAEPIRTVPSHRALAVFRGRTQEFLDAKLVLDEEVVPGQPTMAEGRIARHLGWTHTKRACDDLLRKTIAWTWKVKLSLSLERDLFSRLREEAEKVATKVFAENLRDLLLAAPAGKRVVMGLDPGIRTGVKVAVVSDTGRVLDTATVYPHEPKRDWEGSIHTLGRLCATHGVNLIAIGNGTASRETDKLAADLIKRIQQMLSQAQGAPAAEIQKVVVSEAGASVYSASEFASKELPELDVSLRGAVSIARRLQDPLAELVKIDPKSIGVGQYQHDVNQSELARTLDAVVEDCVNSVGVDLNTASAPLLSRVSGLSGSVANAIVRWRDANGAFRNRQQLLDVSGLGPKTFEQAAGFLRIRDGDNPLDMSGVHPETYPVVQRILTQVSRPIHDLMGKSDVIRTLKPEAFADERFGAITVKDILAELEKPGRDPRPDFKVARFNDGVEDLKDLKEGMVLEGTVSNVAQFGAFVDLGVHQDGLVHVSQLSNKFVNDAREVVKTGDIVKVKVLEVDMARKRISLTMKLEAPAPRAGSKPDNSFRPPARNERQGGGARQGGGDRQAAPVGNAMAAAFAKLKR
- a CDS encoding HlyD family secretion protein, producing the protein MERTLLEQQSREREDALGERLQSMREEVAHLEADVSTLRRRTQLALKNHARFEELARDGFASLAQSQEKLQELLDLQLRERSAERSIESLRRDIRNLQSEARTGKSTAATRHAQLNSLLATLAQEAHENEARGGVVITAPQDGVVSGIVLHAGESVQPGQTFMSLIANGTPDQPPGHPTASATRSATGRGLLEAQLYAPSRTAGFVQPGQTVWLRYAAYPYQKFGMSRGTVISISQTPLAPPDLPPGQTQALLTSAQSNEPLYRITVELEKQFVNTYGEMRPLRPGMSLEGDVIQDRRAV
- a CDS encoding ATP-binding cassette domain-containing protein, whose translation is MRGKTTLLKIALGLLEPSEGEVLFGGQRIGHLGARNYRRVVGTVMQEDVLLTGSIAENISFFDLQPDLERVQASARWVQVHEDIVGMPMGYQTLVGDLGAGLSGGQRQRILLARAIYKQPRLLAMDEATSHLDVELERKITTALARLPLTRLVIAHRPETIAGAQRVLRVGKGGGQEVGVGAAAPPETG
- a CDS encoding SDR family oxidoreductase, whose amino-acid sequence is MKDYQGKTAVITGAGSGFGLEVARIAASRGMNLVLCDVQQDALDRAAQEFSAHSVLARRVDVAKADEMQALAAAVQERFGAPNFVFNNAGVGAGGLIWENTLNDWEWVLGVNLMGVVHGVRLFTPMMLEAAQKDPTWQGHIVNTSSMAGMLNPPNMGVYNVSKHAVVSLSETLYQDLSLVTEQVRCSVLCPFFVPTGITQSHRNRPQTLSADKPTRSQLISQAQTDKAVSSGKLSAADVARLVFDAMDEDRFYIFSHPQALQGVQTRLEDVMQGRNPTDPFKDRPEIGASLRKALREA
- a CDS encoding TonB-dependent receptor plug domain-containing protein; translation: MNHSLFDRGLAPVRSFVSPLSTGLGGVPLLAALGLLMVSSAPARAQDVTGAPGAESPSRRLDRVEITGRQQSDTELRRRAPVAKQIYGREELDKFGDTNVADVLKRLPGVNVADGSPRMRGLGSGYTLILLNGDPAPPGFKLDQLDPAQVERIEVTKGPTADQSAQAVAGAINIILKEAPRASQRDLRLGMVYTNDHPVANATFTLGERLGPVSLSLPLSGFQWRARSVLNAARPGTDENDQPVVASQHGNQLNYGHGFNSSPRVNWRINDDQTLSFQGFAQKGWWSTDVRTRPDAVYNTPQLDQDSDNDGTWQMLRGNLQWNNRFTDTQKVELKAGIQDARSSFNNHTYDPDLPIDALGGNKDRSYTQAGKYSQLLGDDHTVTVGWDLEWRRRTETRTTLVDGEPQLASLNGEDFGARIQRQAFYIQDEWEINPQWSTYFGLRQERIVSTSRGIDVDVRNVSSVLTPLWHLNYKIDPKGKDIIRGSLTRSYKAPELTQLMGRYTLNSKYQLETETNDELSPDRVGNPALKPELATGLDVAYEHYLAGGGLFSLGFFHRNINNLIRNVTTLEPASALVPVPRYVLRPTNFSRAQTSGVEVELKGRAGELLPWVFDPKTALNLRSSLSVYRSRVKAVSGPDNRLDQQQPWMGNLGIDYRFTGLPLTTGANLSFTPGYITRQTNRQTLETSRTRSLDLFAQWTFSPSTSMRLSANNLAPLDTQTLTAVGSDYGYVERRTRTWLGVSMDMKL
- a CDS encoding NAD(P)/FAD-dependent oxidoreductase, with product MPDHNATSLSSSSSVPDAATGSASGRVLVIGGGPAGLMAAERLAMAGVSVDLFDAMASVGRKFLLAGKGGLNLTHSETRPRFDERYFERQSAVGHWLDRFDGEALRAWAAELGVETFVGTSGRVFPKDLKAAPLLRAWLHRLRGQGVRLHMRHRWLGWTDDGRCRFQGPEGESVWQGDAVVLALGGASWPQLGSDGRWVPLVSGTGAQVRELRAANCGFDLGVRRLGENAPGWTPFFVDKFAGQPIKPVALSVSSPDGRQFARQGEFVVTATGIEGSLVYAASALIRDVIETQGEALIHLDLLPGREANWVLEQVAYPRGSRSMSSHLKSRLNLDGLKAALLHEVLDKAQHADAATLARTIKALPLRLTAPRPVAEAISTAGGVCLESLDERLMLKRRPGVFSAGEMLDWEAPTGGYLLTAAMASGVVAGEGAAAWCREAPKV